The Nicotiana tomentosiformis chromosome 2, ASM39032v3, whole genome shotgun sequence genome includes the window GTTTAAGAAACAACATGATAAGATTATTGCTCTCATTATATATGTGGATACTATGATGGTTATAACTTACTAGGAAAAAGAAAGGAAGACTTCGCAAGAATATCTCTATAAAATTTGAAATAAAAGTTCTTGGCTCCTTGAATTATCTTCTTGCAATTAAAGTTTTAGATGCAAGGAAGAAATTTTCTTATATCTTAATGAAAATATGTACTATTAAATTAACAGCAAGAAACTGATATGACAACATGTCAAACTAATATTTTATCGAAAGATAAGATCTTAAGTTATGTACGTAGCGAACTAATCAAGTACCAATTGATAAAGGGAGATACTAGGGTTCGTGAGAAGATTGATGTACATTGGCACACTTAAGACGAATAAATCTTTGCTTATGTCAGCCAACTTATGCCCAATCTTGATGAACAAATACAATAATGTTGCCGTCgtatttttgtgtatttgaagTCTACTCTGAAAATGGAATATTGCTCCCCTAAATATGAAAATCGTCGGGATATTGATGTACTAGATGATGGTGCATATGCTCGACCTCGATGCTTGTTTTATTTGTACAGAATTATCAAAGAGATTTAACACCAAGAGAATACTCTTGTAGTTCTTTCACTCGTTTAGCAATTAGCATGATTGCTAATAAAGTAAGTAATGCTATCAAACTAACTAGATATTCAGAACATATTAATGcttcatattatatatatatatatatatatatatatatatatatatatatatatatcgacagTGGTGGACCCAGGATTTTTATCAAACGGGTTCAAAATGCGAAGAAGCAAATATATAAAGAGGtcaacaaaaaaatatattaataaaatatattattataacTGTCCTCTACGAGTTTTCATTTCCTGAAACGTATTCATAATAGTTTCATCAGAAATAGtgttaaatatttttctttctacaTAAGGTACCAAGCAACCGCTCATGAATTCGTCATTCATTCGATTTTGCAATTCACTCTTGATCAACTTCATTGCCGAAAAAGTTCTTTCAACGGTAGCAGTGGCAACAGGTAGAAGCAAAGCAAATTTCATAAGGCGAAACACAAATGGATAATTCAAATGCTTCTTTGTCTTAACTAGTGTTTCAGAAAGATCAACAAGTCCTTGTAGATTTGACCAAAAAAGTCTTCATTTAGATCGTCCATAATTGCTTTAACTGTTTCAATTTTACATGCAATGATAATGTATTTCTGAATTTTATGAGAAGTCAACTAATCATTCTTTGGAGCCTTTTTCAACACAAGATCACGAATTTTATCGCACCTCTTTGCATACCATGAAAGAATCTCAAGAAAGTTACCCTTGTTTAATGATGATCCATCTTCACGATGTCCACGGAATGCCAATCCTTGATTCAATAGGAGTCTTACCACCTCAATTGAAGCCTTCAAGCGAATTTTGTATTCGAGCTTGGTTGACTGGATTGCCTATCAAATGAAGTTTGAATTGACTGTTTTTGTTTTAATAGATCTTcacatttttttttttgcctGATTATGAATACTGCTCGACCCATGCATATCTAATCTGTTCTTTTTGTGCCAACTCTTAAATCCTAAACTTGAAAATACATCACCTCCACCTTGATGAATGCCTTCATCTTGAAATAAGTAACAATACAAACAATAAGCTTCATCTTCTATCACACTATACTCCAACCAATTATAATATCTTTTAAACCATTTAGGATTGAAACAGCGCTTTAAGCCCGAAAAATCTCTTTGAAGAAACTTATGATATCGGGGTTGGCAAGGTCCTCTTCTAATCTCATCACGCTCATTTGGATGAAAGTCTCTAATGGGTAATCTCTCTTTTGGATCAGTCTTTAAAGAATCGAGATCTATTCCTTGTCTTTGTTTTTTAGAGGATTGAGGTTGTTCTACTAATTTGTTCAAATTTTCTTTCACGGAAATAGCAATTAGAGAGGATGAACTTGATTGTGGCAACTTGGAAGATACCAGAGGATAAAATCTCTTCATTGTAACATAAACTGGATTACCAAATTAAATTcgaattagaaaaataatttaattaaacttaaatTTAAACTAACATTTATTCATTCTTCACCaataagtttattttattttattttatatatcatTATATTATAAAATAGTTAGATGAGATTTTAATCATCATTAAAGAGCTTTGGACCACAACTTTGGAAGTTCAAAATGTCTTTACATGAGTTATTGTTTTCATCACAACTTTTCTTGAAGAAACAAAGAGAACAAATAAAAAAATCAGCAATGCATTTTCTAGTGATGAGCAAGTATTTTAAAGCAGATTACTTATATCATGGAATAATTGAGTTAATTGAAAggaacacacatatatatataatgcatttAGCCAAATACAAATACACCCATACACTTAGAAAacaagatgtaacgacccgatttatcgttttaagaatttacgccacGTTCAGTAACTTAAGGTTTTGAatagcctcgcaatatgtattatgaccccgcttgtatggtcgagtttgaattacggatgattcggagtgatttgggacacttagttcctaaagagggagcttaagtcttaggattttgaccgtagtcggaactgtataaagacgactccggaatggagttccttcggttccattagctcaatatgataattttgaacttaggagcgtgtccgaaaaattatttggagtccGTAGTGTAATTAAGCATGAAATggtgaaactcaaaattttgaaaagtttgaccgggggttgactttttgatatcggggtcgaaattcgattactagagttggaacagctccgttatgttatttgggacttgcctgcaaaatttaatATCATTCCGGgttagtttgataggtttcggcacgagttttagaagttggaagtttttgaagttcataagttcgatttgtggtgcaaTTTATATTTTCGGCAtaaatttgatatgatttgaaaccTTGAGCGAGTCCGTGATATGTTATGgtactggttggtatgattggacggggtcccgaggggctcggatgtgtttcggggtggtttcgaaccaaattggagttgtttggactgctgttgctgaagtctggtttcttcttcgcgaatgcgaagggagtCTCGCGtccgcgaagaggaatttgaggggctgatgatttgtcctttgcgaacgcaaagctgtgaacgcgaatgcgaagaaggagcatggcaagccttcgcgaacgcggaccaggcaacgcgaacgcgaagaagaaaggaagatagggcctggggtcgtttggccttcgcgaacgcgaagcgtggaacgcgaacgcgaacgcgaacgcgaacgcgaaggagttggtcagctggtcatcgcgaacgcgacgaggggttcgcgaacgcgaagaggaaatgatggggcataaacaattggccttcgcgaacgcgactaggaggtcgcgaacgcgatgaaggatttgaggcagttgggttttggtcttcgcgaacgtgaggcaatggtcgcgaacgcgaagaaggcctatctaggcagaattaaaagtcccaaaaacgggggtttgagttcataactcaaaatcaaagttggagctcggtagaaggcgatttttagagagattcttgcgtgggtgtttggggtaagtgattcttatccaattttaattaattttcatgattatttctttgaatccatcgtttaattcggatttaatggaggaaaaatcaatacttttgtaaaattttccaaaaacgaaaatttaagatttggaagccgagttattattggaattcgataaaattggtatggttgaactcgtatcggaatgggtgttcgaatttcatgaaaattatgtcgggttccgagaggcggtacccgcgttgacttttgttgatttttggaataaatttttaagtcgacgtattattatccggaattattttcgatgaattttaatgaagttatacaattaatttggatagatttgaactgtcaagaggtcaattcaagcaagaaggcgattttgaaacattggcataacttcaaagaggtaagtgtcttgcttaacctcgagtgggggaaattttccttaggcattgagtcttatgtgcaacttgggtaattgaaaatcatgtacgcgaggtgacgagtacgtacttgatttatatgtgcaaattttattgagttaaaagtcttgagcatattgtgtagtaaattggataattgttggcatgtgtttaatcatctacttgttgtgcctaaacccttgttgttgacactgttgttatatgacaatgtgatgcgattgttatttgattatttatgaaatatcgTGAATTTGCttgtttgataattattgaaatttaatttcattttggattttttcctctgcaaataattaattaaatgagcttaaaaagagatgtttatataattattaaaaatttaatcttttatgaagacttttctttgtgttgagtaatttctatctctattgattgtttatggGTGTTGTAcgcattgtgtggagcatttggctatttgctgtaaaattaattgacttggttgtagctttgaaatttggttgtggccattgagcaaattatgatatgaattgatttttgttgttgttgttgttgtttgttgtgatAATTTCTCATGTAaaatgttgtgttgtgtgagttgttattttggggagataagggtggcatttgaCCGtcgatattatgtggttataagggtggcatttcactgttgtgtttgttggttattgatattatctgggcggagcgataagggtggctaaaggagcgataagggtggcaataggagcaataagagtggctattgatattgtctgggcggagcgataagggtggcaataggagcgataagggtggctattgtcagggacgatatgtgatgatgtggggtgtggtgttgacaattttcatgtgatgtgattttcttgtatttatttgtatatcttgtgcaatttgtctagttgttagtaaattgataataatctgatttaggttaaaattgggagcatgtggctattgccaggcggtttataaaataaaatgtgggcacgaggtgccgtgaattgtgatatgagatggggatattgacacgtgaattgtccgtacagttgtgatataaaaatatgggcacgaggtgctgtgatgaaatgataataatatttggcacgtgaattttccatacagttgtgatataaaatgagggcacgaggtgccggaaaaatatgatgatttaattatgggcacaaggtaccgtaaaaatatgaaaatgggctgagacccgtatttacgaaaaatatgaaaatgggctgagacccgtatttttgatgattttgaaatgagctgtcacatggtgactttttttttttaattgaaagaattatattcaaaataattatttggaaggatttttacttagaaagtattatataaaagaattgtatattaaaagatatttatttgagcaaATTGTATTTAAAAAGAtttattaaaagaattatatttgaaaaataattatttgagagaattatatttgaaagagagttatctggaagaactatgtgaaatacatttatttgaagggcttcatttaattgggtgtaattatgtttattaattgttgagtgatattaatggtattcttgttgtctgttgtgcatatcactggttgttttatcctgcccttattattatttattccctgttattttgtatattatattgcacatgttattagactagtgagtgtcttgattgtacctcgtctctactccattggggttagtcttgatacttactaggcaccgctgtggtgtgatcactctacacttttgtacatttttgtgcacagctaggtattgaagataacggatttgagcagagttaaagcgggatcgtaaggattcaaggtagagctgcttgatcgtcgcagttccttggaatccttttatttcattgtactgttaacttgtaatcaaacagtattgtatattcggtcctcgtgatcattctatgtattcagttagagttcgtgactcagtactaccagtcttgggaggttgtatattgtaattatttccgctgttagttttggttacttatttaattcaaaaaaaatggcttcaaaatgcaatgagaatcgacttacctagtcttagagattaggtgccatcacgactcctgtggtgggattttgggtcgtgacacaagatTAATCTGAATCCAATATGTTATAGTCAATTAGTCATCCCTAAATCACTTAATGATAAGATAGACCTGATGATGATAGTTGACGGTGAGAGAGTGAGAGGCGACAACCAACACGAAACGATATTGGCTAATGGCAGGAGACAGCTATGGAAGGAAGCAATATGACCTTTAAATTGAACTAAAAGATtcagtagagagagagagagagagagagagagagagagagagagagagagagagagagagagataaagGGAGGTAGAGAGAGAGAGGCAACCAACATTTTTTATGAAATATGCAGAGAATAGAGAAGGGTTTCGGAAGTGGGGCTGTTAGTTTGGGAATTAGGGTGTTGTATTTTAGACATAAACGACGTCGTATTTAAATAGGAAaactgtattaaaaaaaagagttccGACTGGTTTAGAACTCAAGACCTTGGGAAAAATTTGAACCCACTTTGCCACAAGCTATTCGTCATCAATGTTTCAAGTAGtgtcaaaataatttttatacataAAACGTTCTTAGAAATATAAAATATACTTATATATACAATGTTATTTTTCGACGAAGCGGGTTCATTTGAACCCTCTCGATCCTACTTAGGTCCGCCCCTGTATGAGTGTATCTGTGTTTGGCTAAATGCATTATATAGGTGTTCCTTTCAATTAACTCAATTATTCCATGATATAAGTAATCTGCTTTAAAATACTTGCTCATTACTAGAAAATGCATTgctgattttttttatttgttctcTTTGTTTCTTCAAGAAAAGTTGTGATGAAAACAATAACTCATGTAAAGACATTTGAACTTTCAAAGTTGTGGTCCAAAGCTCTTTAATGATGATTAAAATCTCATCTAACTGTTTTATAATATAATGatatgtaaaataaaataaaataaaattattggtGAAGAATGAATAAATGTTAGTTTAAatttaagtttaattaaattattcTTCTAATTCGAATTTAATTTGGTAATCCAGTTTATGTTACAATGAAGAGATTTTATCCTTTGGTATCTTCCAAGTTGCCACAATCAAGTTCATCCTCTCTAATTGCTACTCCCGTGGAAGAAAATTTGAACAAATTAGTAGAACAACCTCAATCCTCTAAAAAATAAAGACAAGGAATAGATCTCGATTCTTTAAAGACTGATCCAAAGAAGAGATTACCCATTAGCGACTTTCATCCAAATGAGCGTGATGAGATTAGAAGAGGACCTTGCCAACCCCGATATCATAAGTTTCCTCAAAGAGATTTTTCGGGCTTAAAGTGCCGTTTCAATCCTAAATGGTTTAAAAGATATCATAATTGGTTGGAGTATAGTGTGATAGAAGATGCAGCTTACTGTTTATATTGTTACTTATTTCAAGATGAAGGCATTCATCAAGGTGGAGGTGATGTATTTTCAAGTTTAGGATTTAAGAGTTGGCACAAAAAGAACAGATTAGATATACATGGGTCGAGCAGTATTCATAATCAGGTAAAAAGGAAATGTGAAGATCTATTAAAACAAAAACAGTCAATTCAAACTTCATTTGATAGACAATCCAGTCAAACCAAGCTCGAATACAAAATTCGCTTGAAGGCTTCAATTGAGGTGGCGAGACTCCTATTGAATCAAGGATTAGCATTCCGTGGACATCGTGAAGATGAATTATCATTAAACAAGGGTA containing:
- the LOC138905593 gene encoding uncharacterized protein gives rise to the protein MKRFYPLVSSKLPQSSSSSLIAISVKENLNKLVEQPQSSKKQRQGIDLDSLKTDPKERLPIRDFHPNERDEIRRGPCQPRYHKFLQRDFSGLKRCFNPKWFKRYYNWLEYSVIEDEAYCLYCYLFQDEGIHQGGGDVFSSLGFKSWHKKNRLDMHGSSSIHNQAIQSTKLEYKIRLKASIEVVRLLLNQGLAFRGHREDGSSLNKGLVDLSETLVKTKKHLNYPFVFRLMKFALLLPVATATVERTFSAMKLIKSELQNRMNDEFMSGCLVPYVERKIFNTISDETIMNTFQEMKTRRGQL
- the LOC138905594 gene encoding uncharacterized protein — its product is MQLTVYIVTYFKMKAFIKVEVKRKCEDLLKQKQSIQTSFDRQSSQTKLEYKIRLKASIEVARLLLNQGLAFRGHREDELSLNKGNFLEILSWYAKRCDKIRDLVLKKAPKNDQLTSHKIQKDIIIACKIETVKAIMDDLNGEFFGQIYKDLLIFLKH